The following nucleotide sequence is from Sparus aurata chromosome 22, fSpaAur1.1, whole genome shotgun sequence.
AGCTCTAACTCTTATGCTGCTGCACCCGTAGCTTCAGGATATGCTAGCAGCTCGTCTGCACCCAGTTACCCTCAGCCCAGTGTTCAGAGACAACCAGCTGCATCCTCTTACAGCTCTAACTCTTATGCTGCTGCACCTGTAGCTTCAGAATATGCTAGTGGCTCGTCTGCAGACTCAACAGGCCCAAGTCCCGGTCAACCCACCTTTTCCCAAGGTAACTAGTGCTAATGTGACTTACTAAAACAAACCTGCTTTTTTGATCTAATCTAACTTCTGTTTCAAGATGTCAACTGGGCAGTGGCTCCACCCAGTCCTCTCTCTGGTGACGGTGCTTCTGCAGGACCTAGTGCAGGCCAGTTTTCTGGCCCTAGCAACGTGAGTCCACCTCGCCCTCCACAGTTCCAGGGAGGTGAATTGAACAAATATGCGCAGATCGCTGAGTATGGCAATTCCGAATATGAGACGGAAGAGCAAGGCTTCCtaccagcaccgccacctcctGGTGCTCAAGCTTTGAGTGGAGAAGAATCGCCCAGAGATGTTCAACCATCAGGCCTTGACAGCCGTTTAGCTAAGTCTTTGTATCCCTATCCCAATGCCTACCTGTTCCTGACTGGCCAGCATCCTCCAGGCACTGTCACTCACTCCAGCCGCAGCTTTGAACAGGGGGCAGACAACTATGAAGACACTCACTACATGAGGTACAACTATCCTGCCAGTCCTGGTGTCCAGCAGGTCAAGATCTCTCCACCTGCTTTTGAGGTCCCTCAGAGCGTCCAGCAGCCCCGCCAGCCTGTGAGGCAAAGCGTTGGAAGCGCTAGCTATTATCAGAGTGGTGCAGCGACTGGATACAACCGGCCCTATACAGCAGCAGGTGGCTACGGTGGTAATAAGGTATGTCTCCAAGCAATCAGAATGTTGATG
It contains:
- the LOC115574314 gene encoding atrophin-1-like — translated: MMAVWVNAGALLLVMLTGVTYSYPAKPGFDPSSSYSGGYGAYPASAGSTSGVMYAPAASGSGTASKVATYPASYPSGGPSYPQPGVQRQPAASSYSSNSYAAAPVASGYASSSSAPSYPQPSVQRQPAASSYSSNSYAAAPVASEYASGSSADSTGPSPGQPTFSQDVNWAVAPPSPLSGDGASAGPSAGQFSGPSNVSPPRPPQFQGGELNKYAQIAEYGNSEYETEEQGFLPAPPPPGAQALSGEESPRDVQPSGLDSRLAKSLYPYPNAYLFLTGQHPPGTVTHSSRSFEQGADNYEDTHYMRYNYPASPGVQQVKISPPAFEVPQSVQQPRQPVRQSVGSASYYQSGAATGYNRPYTAAGGYGGNKRYQ